tcctgcggacttgggcaccatgtgcagcggggatgcccacgggctgtctgagtggcgtacgattcccatctcttctACCTTacagaactcctccttggcgaggtggagcttgttgggtgggagcctgcgagctcTGGCATGCTGCGGCGGTCCttgcgtggggatgtggtgctgcatgcCGTGTTTGGGGTCGGCCGTGGCGAACcgcggggtgactatggaggggaattccaccaacaccctggtgaattcgttacccgagagggtcacggaatccaggtggagggccggtagcttggcttctccgagctggaaagtctggaatgtctcagcgtggaccaaacgccggccttttAGGTCAACCAGGAGGCAGTGGCtcataggaaatctgcccctagtagtggctgtgacacgGCTGCCAACGtaaaagtccaagtgaaacggctggacccgaAACGCAGTGAGATAGTTCACTGGCCATACgtccgaatactggtgccatttgcagcggtgagtTCGGGGCCTGCGACTgcgttacgagtgtccatgttcgaggggggaagcatgctgacttcggccccggtgtctaccaggaagcaccGCCTGGAatgtcggtcccagaggtacaggaggctgtctcggtggccaactgtcgtagccattagcgacggctggccTCGGCATTTCccggaaaagcacatggtggGCAGCAGTGGCACacgcctgaaccccatctttggtgatagaaacaccattgttccgaaCTTTCGTCTTTTTCCCCTGTGGGTCTCGACGGCTTCGgttgcggggcctgggctttgggggCGCGTGCTCGTGGCTAGgccaatggaggctgctccacgttgcttactctgccaaaggacgtctgctttagcTGCGACCctgcgtgggtcgctgaaatcctcactcgcgaggagCAGGCAAATGTCCActggcatttgctcgaggaacaactgttcaaataaaaggcacggcttatggccgtccatgagcaCCAGCATATCACTCATGAGCTCGGATGGCGTGTGGTTGCCCAGACCatccatgtgtaggagccgcaCGGCCCGTTTGCGGGAGGAGAGTCCGAAGGTATGGATCAGGAGTgccttaagcttagtgtacctgtcctccgttggtggctggcataggaagttgatgatccggcctgccgtgtcctggtcgagcgtgctgaccatgtagtagtaccgcgtggcatcGTCTGTAATGTCTccgatattgaactgggcctcagcctgctcgaaccaaacgtggggctgagtggctcagaaagtcgggagcttcagaaagaccgcgctgtgcgagttgctcgaactcatggctggtcgctgagtcgcCGGCTCCAGGTGCCGTCTGGaacgtcagggtcaccaatgtagccgcacgcaacgcgctactaaagggacacacggaggcagagagtgctgaactcaaaaaccctttactgattcaaaattgcgcgcttaaatctcccatcccattgGCCCCTGCGACCCACGGGGCGGACGTGACGTctgactgtccccggagggtccgccccgagcgggtagttccaaacgcgctaccgcgtgtctgcccgcggctcctgatggcggttcgagtcccgcgtgtgcaGGCCGCCACACTTCTCAAGATGCATTCCTGCAAAGAAGATACCAATGACTCACCTTATTATAATTAGAGTTGGACCCAAATTAGTGCTTGATCTCTTCAAGTTTCCCTACAAACCTTTATGTACTTTTTTCTGTTTCATATCATTGTTTTTTGAAACTTttacactgaaaaaaaaactgacttaGGAATCTTAAGAGAAAACTTATAAGCTGTTTGTACAGCTATTAAAATAAACTTGggaattaaaaaaatgttgatacTAATGGCACCTGGCATTAGGCAGTTGAGATTTGGTTTAACATTTACTCAGGGTGGATTCTACACACAATCCATTAATAGAGCGCTATTTGCAACATTGAGGCAGAGGTGAAAGGTTTGGAACTCTACAATTAAAATCATCTTTAACTGCGGCTCCTACTTCAATTTTGTCAAAGAAATAGCTAAGACTGCAAATAAAGAACGAGTTAAGTTTTAAAttgaaaatacaatttttatAACTAATTTTCTCCATTTAAAGTAAAAAAATTGAGGCATCCATCCAGAAAATTTGGATAGCAGAGGTTTGGGATGGGGAATGGCAGGATAATGCCTGCAGTCACTGTGGCTCAGGCCTACTCCAGACCAGACAAGCCAGAATTAGGCAGTGGCCTCTTTTATATCCAAGTTAATGTTGTATGATATGTGTATTTCCATCTTTATTAATTCAGGATAGTACAGAGATGAGTGTGAGCCTCTTGAGATTGAATTGCCACTCGCCACCTTGGGATCTACGTTTTTCCAGCCCAGTGACTTGCTGGGCCACAAGTGGGTCGCCCCTCGATTCTCAATCTCTTCTTGCAACCTGCTTGATGAATGTTAATGAAGTCTGACCCTCAATATAGACTGAGATTTCCATCAGGACTCTCAGGTGGGCTTCACACTGGCCGTTCAGTCTCCTCTGCCATAGAGTTCACTAAGTTCAGTTTTTGAGAAGTTATAAAATgagaaacattgtaattgaaagATTCAAAGAAGTATTATGTATAAAGTGATCAAATTTTCCAAGAAAACAGTAAACAACAATACCAGCTGGAGGATTTTTAaccaattaataaaatagttgcaAATGCAAATATACTTGATGGAAAGCATGTGATAAGAATCTGgcaggtttttaaaaattgattggaTCACAAAGTGGCAAAGCATATAAATGCCATCCATCATCAATGTCAAAAATAATACCTCAATCAATAATGCGTTATTACTGTATAACTAACACTTCTCAATTTTCTCCGGCACTACAGTGAAATATGAAAAATGGATTCCATATTGAACGTTGAAATGGATATCACATTGATTTTTTAAAGTTCTTAAAGGTAAAGAGGCAAGTGAACTTGGAAAAGAATTTCAAAAGAGCAACATGAGGGCTGAAGGTGGCCTCCAATCCCCATAAAGGGTGGAAAGTACATAAAAGGGGCTGTAGTCAGAGGAATGGAGTGTTCAGACAAGCAAGGAGGTTGCAGTTTGGAACAGTTTACAGTATGAGGTGAACTGAAATCATGAACGACTTGAAGACGTGGACAAGAATTTGAATATTGAGgcactgggatgtgggagctACTATAGGTCAGTGTTAAAGGGGATAACTTGAACTGCAATTTATGGAGGGTGAAGGATTTATAGCCAGTAAGGACACCTCTTTCCATGGAAGAGGTGTCCAACactagaaggcatagttttaaggtgcaaGAGGGGCGGtttcaaagggatctgaggggtaaatatttcacataaagagtagttggtatctggaataagctgccagaggagatggtggaggcaggaagagtaacaatgtttaagaggcatctgggcaggtgcttgaatgagcagggcttagtgggatatggaattaaggcaggcaagtgggattagtatagataggcatgatggttggcacagacatggtgggtgccaagggcctgtttctatgctgtgcatctctatgtctctatgactaagAAAAGCATGTTAATAACCAAATCTAGTGGACCTGGCATGATCAGGGTTTCAAAAGTGGTAGGGCAGATGGAGGTGATGTAATGGCAGGGGCAGTGTGGAATGGTGACCTTTGGGATGGAGAGAAAGGACAGTTGGAGAATCATATTGCAGTCAAACAGCATGGCGGAGATACAGACTGATTCCGCCTTACCCAGTAAGAGGGAAGGGAAATGCGGTCAATAATGAGGAAACAAAGTTAGTGGCAGAGACAGACTCTATCCTTGTTGTTTTCAGTGTTGGCTGAACAAAGTTGAGTCCTGTCCAAGACAGTTAGGAAGGTGGAAATGGGCGTCAATACACCTGAAAGCTGCCGTGAGCTTGATCGCCAAACTGCAGCTGGAACTTAAAGATTCGGCTCGAAGCTGCataaagtgaaaataattttaagtgaAAACTAAATCCATATGTACCTGTTATGCAGGTCTGCCTTTTTCTTTTTGGCTCAGGAGTCACCTGAGTTTCTATTTCCTTGCTCGGAGGCGCTGGCTGATCGGAGCTACTCCTTACGCAAGCTTCCTGCAGTCCACACAAGTGTTTTGCTTTGCTGATAACACGGCTCCTGTAAAAAGCTGGGACATCTTGACATTTCAGTTCTTCCCATTCAAGGGTTCCTTCTGCTGGAATTTCCTTACTGAAGTCATAATTCCACCTTTGTTCGGCAGCTTCAATATTTGCCCGCAGTAAATGTTGAAAATCTTGCTGTAGCTGCTCGTGATCAACGGGACCAAATAAGTTTCTCCGGACACGATCAGATTTGCTCTTCAGATCTATTTCCAGTTTCTGTTCTTCAGAATTTAGACCCATCATTGTTACCCTGGGCAGAAAACCACATAGGAGACAATCTTTAACTCAAAGCTGTAGTTTGACAAAAATTATATAATCTCAAAGTTTCGCATCTATAATTCCACGGTGATATTTCCTTTCTAAATTGCCCCTGCGGATGTGTCAGTTACTACAGCAAAAATTACATTAGTCTGAGCGTTGAGAACAATTCACAACAAATCGTGGCGCTGCAAAAATTATCTGTTACAGAACTGGTTTACATGGCGTAACTGTACATTGCTGTGAAACGGCAGAATTAATGTGTGTTTgtgcgagagagagaggtggggaggagattTTGGGAATTATCCAATTATTTTGGGGAGTTTTGTACGGTTGATAAACTTGCAGCAAACGCACCTACGGGTATTTGTGGTCTTTTAGTGTATCACGTAACTTTTTAAGCGCCAGGTCTGCAATGTTCTCCCGCGTTGAAACCACTAACTTTCACTCCTCTCGCCACAATGTGCACCCTGTGACCGAgcttaaatgcttttttttcatcAGACGCTTGAGCATTGCCTCCTCCGAGCCGCATTTCCCCGCCAGCGGTTCAGTGGCGCTAAATCCCACTAACTGTAGGTTGTGTAATAATCGCATTCCACACACCGCAGGCAGCACTTCCCGTTACCAACCCAAACCCATACCCAGTGACGCACGCACGAACCCTTTCTCTCTGGTCTAACTTTATAAATAGTCATCGATGTGCCCATTTCAGGAGAGGCTGGAATGGGTCAGGCAGACAGTGACTGACAGGCGACCAGAGCCGAACACAACACTCCAGCGCACTTTACCACAGTAGTGAGCAAGTCTTCCACTTAAGACCATTTGGAAAACAGACTGCACGCTTACAACCAGTGCCTCGGCGTGAAAGTTTCTCCAGTTGTCCTCTTGAGTTGATCAGTCTGGAGAATTCAGCAATACAAAAACCATCGTCGTATGCATTGTCCAGCAAATAATTTTGTTTAGATATATTAATATCAATATCGTCTTAAAATTTCGAAGGCCACTCCTGCTCTGTTTTAAGAGACACGAACTAAATCGGTATGAATAGCATTTAAAGTTATCCGGCATTCATGCAGATTTGCATTAAACCATGAAATTGCTTTGCCGAACAGTTTGCTTTTCGGTAAACGACACTAacggggaaaaaaaagcaaaaatgcgTCCACTCGCCGTTTGGAGTTACAGTGATCGGGATTCGGGAGTTTCTGTTGCTCGCACACTGTCCTGCCGCCTCCTCCGCCTCACCTCGGGATTTCCATGTTCCTCACGTGATGATACACCAACACATCCAACCCTGGAGATGTCACTCGCTTCACAACATTTTGCTCACGGTACCGCAATATAACAAAAGGATATTGTAAACTATACATGGCAGTACTTCGCAGGGAAGCAGAACAATGTATATTTCTGTAACAAATCTTTGGGAAAATGTGTTTTACATGGAGGAGAAACGAGGGAAGGCAAAAGAGGAAGGTCAGGGTGGGATTGTCAACACAGTGGCATTTTCGTTTCCTCAACATGTACTTTTCAATCAATCAATCACTTAAGCATTGTTATTGTTGAATAAGTAAATGGAGCAGGCAGTTTGTTTACAGCGAGATCTCACAAactacaatagaacatagaacaatacaagaataggcccttcggcccacgatgttgtgctgaactaattaaactagtaattaaacgcctaactaaactattcccttctgcctacacgatgtccatatccttccattctatgcacattcatgtgcctatctaagaagctcttaaatgcctctaacgTACttttctccactaccacccctggagtgcattccaggcacccaacactctctgtgtaaaatcttgcactgcacatctcctttgagatTAATGGCCAGCTAACCTTTAGTGAAGTTGCAACTCAGAGAAAGTTTTTGGCCAGGTCACTGGGAGACTTTTGCATGCTCTTCTTTGAATactgccatggaatcttttatgtgGACTCACACTGCTACCTCACCTTTAAATTATAGGTTCCAACCAATCTCTCCTGGGTTGGCACCAGAATTggagtcaaagaatcatagagcagggaaacatgcccttcaacccaacaaatccacactgaccatcaaacatccatttacactcttGCAATTtagactaattccattttattctccccatatttccatcaactccccccagattctacgactcacctacacactttaagcaatttacagtgaccaattaacctaccaacccacatgtctatGGGAGGAAACaacaggaaacccacatggtcataggaagtacaaacaaactccacacagacagcactgaagatcaGGATCGAATCACAGGAGTTGTACTGCAGCAGCTccaccaactgcaccactgtgccacccaatttaGTGGGACCCAGACATGATGGATAAGTGCTGCAGGAGTTGAAGTTTCAGTTTTGCCACATTGTGAAGGCAAACTTTAGCTTAAATAAAATTGTACCATTCAATAGCCAGTTGGAAGGAATACAAGAGTATTGGATGGGCAGATGAACAGGGTGTATTTGGTGTACAAGCTGTCCCTATACTTTTGGATCATAGGTTGAGGTGTAGCGCCTAGGATATGGGGAGAGGAATCATTTGAGAAAATGCGGTATTTTCAAAGCAGGAGAAATAGCTTCATAGAGGAACGCTGACATGGCCAATGGATGATATTATCTCCGGGTAGGAAAAGGGAAGGTCACACACCTGTAACCATTCCAGCT
This is a stretch of genomic DNA from Pristis pectinata isolate sPriPec2 chromosome 15, sPriPec2.1.pri, whole genome shotgun sequence. It encodes these proteins:
- the LOC127578400 gene encoding cyclin-dependent kinase inhibitor 1-like isoform X2 codes for the protein MMGLNSEEQKLEIDLKSKSDRVRRNLFGPVDHEQLQQDFQHLLRANIEAAEQRWNYDFSKEIPAEGTLEWEELKCQDVPAFYRSRVISKAKHLCGLQEACVRSSSDQPAPPSKEIETQVTPEPKRKRQTCITDYYPAKKRCTHRVRHSRRK
- the LOC127578400 gene encoding cyclin-dependent kinase inhibitor 1B-like isoform X1, whose product is MMGLNSEEQKLEIDLKSKSDRVRRNLFGPVDHEQLQQDFQHLLRANIEAAEQRWNYDFSKEIPAEGTLEWEELKCQDVPAFYRSRVISKAKHLCGLQEACVRSSSDQPAPPSKEIETQVTPEPKRKRQTCITGMHLEKCGGLHTRDSNRHQEPRADTR